Below is a window of Staphylococcus succinus DNA.
CCAAAAGGCGCTTGAGGTACGCTAAGTTGCGTGCCATTGACACCAATCATGCCAAATTCAAGATTTTCACTCATGTTGTAAATAGTATTAACATTATTAGTGAAGAAATAAGCTGCAAGGCCAAATTGGGACGCATTGGCAATTTCGATTGCTTCATCTATAGTATCGAATTGAATGATTGGAGCTACAGGACCAAATATTTCTTCTTGTGCAATTGCCATCGTATGTTTTACGTCGGTAATAACGGTAGGTTCATAAAACAATCCAAAGTCTGAGATAGCTGATTTTTGACCACCCGTTACAATTTGAGCACCATTATCTTGTGCATCTGAGACTAATTTTTCTACTTTTTCAATTGCAGCAGCGTTAATTAGTGGGCCAACTTGAACACCATCTTCAGTTGCAGGACCAACTTTCAACTGTTGAACACGTGCAACGATTTTTTCAGTCATTGCTGATTTAATATCTTTATGCACGAGAATTGTATTAATTCCGTTACACATTTGTCCTGTATTTTCGAATTTATTTTCTACGATTGCATCAGCAGCATTATCTAAGTCTGCATCTGGTAAAACAATTGTAGGGGCATTGCCGCCAAGTTCTAATGAAATCCGTTTCACTTGATCTGCTGCTTGTTTCATTAACGTTTTACCAATAGCAGTTGATCCAGTAAATGAAATTTTACGTACTCTTTGATCACTAAATAATGTATTAGAAATCATTGATGAGCGACCGGTTATGATATTAGCCACGCCCTTATCGATATTTGTGGCCATTAATTCATCAAATATTGCAATAGCAATTCTTGGTGTTTCGCTTGAAGGTTTTACAATTACTGTGCAACCTGCAGCTAATGCTGGCGCTACTTTACGGGCAATCATTGCTCCTGGAAAGTTCCATGGGGTGATGAGACCGCAGACTCCAACGGGCTGTTTGATAACAGAGATGCGCTGTTGAGGTGAAGACGGAGGAATAATTTCTCCGTAAATTCTTTTTCCTTCTTCTGCATTCCATTTTATGAATTTTGCACATACACCTATTTCGCCATATGCTTCAGCAAACGGTTTACCTTGTTCTTCACTCATGATGTGTGCAAGTTCATCTTGCTTGTTCAACAAATTGGTAGCCCATTGATTTAAAATATCTCCACGTTGCTCTGCAGTGTATTTTGACCATTTTTTAAATGCTTGATGGGCTGATTCTATGGATTGCTTTACCTTATTTTCATCAATGCTTGGTACTTGACCGATGACATTTCCATTCGCTGGATTAATCACTTCTGTCGTTTGATCTGTATGAACTTTTTCACCGTTAATCCAATTGTAATTAAATTTTTCGACCATTTAATATCCCCCTTAATATAAAAAAAGACCTACATAACCATCCTATAGATGTGTTATATAAGCCTCATTGCTCAATAAGTATTCACTTTTAAAATAATGCATCGACTGAAAACGCATGCATTTAATTTAGTTGAAGTTTACTAAATTTTCAAAACCTTGTCAATTTTCAATCATTAAATTATACTTTGAAAGAATTTACTATCGAAGGAGGAAATGTATATTATGACGAAAACACTTAATTTATTATTGGATCTCATAGCATTTGATAGCTCTACTAAAGAAAGAGCCAATGACACCATACAATATTGTTATGATTGGTTAAAAGAAGCATCACTTCATCCTGAGATATTATCGAATAATGGATATCAAATGTTAGTTTGTAATGTAGGTAAAGGTGACAAGAAGCTTATTTTAAATGGACATGTCGATGTCGTCAGTGGTAAGGCAAGCCAATTTAGCCCTGAAATTAAAGATGGTAAAGTATATGGCAGGGGAACAGCTGACATGAAGGCTGGCGTAAGTGCAATGATGGTTGCTTTAACTGAGCTTCAAGAAAGCGATTTGAATGAGACTACAGTACAATTACAGCTGATGTCTGATGAAGAAATCGGTGGTTATAATTGTGCCGCTTATTTAACAGAGCAAGGTTATTTAGGTGATTTTGTTATTTGTGCAGAACCAACTCAACTTGGTATTGGTTTTCAAGCGAAAGGGATCTTACAAATAGATATTGAATTAAGAGGTGCTTCAGCACATAGTAGTAGGCCGTGGGAAGGAGAAAATGCAGTCGTAAAAGCTTTTGAATTATATCAACAGCTTATTAGCTTACCATTTGCTAAGGAATCTACAGAGGTTTACGACCAACCTTCTATAAATTTAGCTAAAATTAATGCTGGAGATGTATATAATAAGGTGCCAGATATATGCCATATATCATTTGATATCCGCTACTTACCAACACAAAATAAAGAACAAATTATAAAAGAAATTGAAAGTATTATGGATGGTCATATTGATATTCACTTAGAAGGTGCAGCTGTCCAAAATGATGTAGATGACGTGTATATTCAAAAATTAATAAAACATATAAAGCAAATGACTGGTGAAAGTTCTGTGGATATTTTTGGGCAACATGGCTATGCAGATACAAGGTATTTTTCAAGGTATCATGTACCTGCTATTGAATTTGGACCTAGTGGTGGCGCCTGGCATGGAGATGGTGAATATGCAGATATAGAATCTATAGAGGCTTTTAAAGACACCTTAGTTTCATTTGCGAAAAGATTTAATGACTAAAAGATAGATAATAAATGAGGAGGTATATAAACATGGCTCCTTATTTTTATTGGATATGAATATAAAGACTTACGTATAGCGCATAGTCATATTGCAGTATGCTCATCGCTTGTCATAACGTCACTAAATGCGAAGGAAGGAGATTCACAATGAAAGAAACAATATATTTAGCAGGAGGATGCCTTTGGGGTGTCCAGGCATTTTTTAAGTTAATTCCTGGCGTAATTGACACAGAAGCAGGGAGAGCAAATGGAAAATCTCAAACGATCGATGGTGTTTACGATGGTTATACAGAATGTGTGAAAATTACATTTAATACTGAAGTGGTGACAGTTAAAGTATTAATGGGACATCTGTTTGAAATTATTGATCCTTATAGTTTGAATAAACAAGGTGAAGATGTAGGTTTAAAATATCGTACTGGTGTTTACAGTGAGCAATCACAGCATTTGAATGAAGCTCAAAATTTTATTGCAAAAAGAGCTGATTGTAAACGTATTGCTGTTGAGGTATTACCATTAACAAACTATGTGAAAAGCTCAGAAGTACATCAAGATAGATTAGATAAGTTTCCTAAAGATTATTGTCACATCCCAATAGAATTAATGAAAAAATACAAAAGAAACGGTAAATCGTAGCCTGAAAATATTGCTTTTATATGCTTGACAAATGATTTTAAAGGGCGTATTATTTGTGAATGTACAAGGGGTGTACTATGTATGGTGAATAGTGCACACGACGTAGAAAAGGTGTAGTATTGTATCTTTAAAACCCATTGCAAAGGAACTTTGATGCTGTGGGTATAATTTTATTTTAATGGTACACGGGGTGTACAATAGAAAGGAAAGGTAGTCAAAATATGTTTAATGAGTTCAAGTTTATATTCAGAAATAAAATGTTAGTTGTGGCACTTTTTTCAGTTGCTATAGTGTCTATGCTTTACGTTGCACTGTTTGTTGGTTCAATTTGGGATCCATACGACAAAACAGATCAATTAAAAATTTCAGTCGTTAACCATGATGAATCTGCAAAATTGAATGGTAAAAAGGTATCGATTGGTGATGATTTAGTTGATAAGTTAAAAGATAATGATAAATTTAAATTCCAAGAGGTTTCTGAAAAAGAAGCTTCAAAACAATTGAAAAAAGGGAATAGTGTAGGTACGATTATCGTCCCTAAAGATGCTTCTCATAATGCGACAACATTATTAGATAAACATCCTAAAAAGATAAATTTAGAAACACAAGTTAACCCTGGATCTAGTTATACAGGTAGTCAGTCAGCACAAAAAGCGATTAATACAGTAACTGATACGATTAAAGATAATATTCGTTCAAATTACTTAGATGAATTATTTGCCAGTGCTAAGAAATCAAAATCTGGTTATGAAGATACATCAAATGCTCTAGGTAAAATGTCGGACTCAGAGTCACAATTGATTGATGGCAATCAACAAGTGACAGATGGTCTTAAACAATTGGCACCTTCAGTTGGTCAACCAGCACAACAATTAATTTCTGGTAATCAGCAAGTGACAGATGGTCTAAATCAGTTACAAGCTAATAATGATAAATTAAAAGAGAAAATCGATAGTTCAGTTACACAGCAAAAAAATGTAGCTTTTGAAAGTAAAAATGAGAAGGCTTTAAATAATGTGACAAAAGTGAATGAAAACAACCCTACACATGCAGATAAATATGGTGAGACAATCGTTCCTTATATGGCTAGTGTAAGTATATTTGTATCAGCAGTTTCATTCAGTGCGATATATCCATTGAGAAAAACAGTTGATAAAGGGGTATCTTCATTGAAACAAGCCTTAGGTAAATTGTTATTGTATATCATCCAAGGTTCGTTAACGGCATTACTTATGAGTAGTTGGGTTATCTTTGTATTCAACATGTCTATCGACAATGTAGGTAAATTTATATTGGTCGGATTGCTTTGGGCAATTGCTTCAATTACAATTACGACATTCTTAGGTTTATTTTTAGATAGAATTGGCTTATTCTTATCTATGTTGTTATTGATATTACAATTAAGTTCTAGTGAAGGTATGTTCCCGATTGAACAATCAGCACAGTTCTTTAGATGGATCCACCCATTTTCACCAATGTCATATGCAATTCAAGGTTATAGAGAAGCAATCTTTACGAATGCTGGACACTTTAGCTTTGCCTTTATCATAGTTGTATTGACAAGTATTATTGTAGGTATGATGTTATTACAATACTTGGTATTGTTATGGTTTAATAAGAGAGATAGAGTGCCGTTTTCAATGCAATTTAAGTAAAGTTCAGAAATAAGGGGAGTAACATATGGAAAATGTTGATCAAACGATTGAAGTAGCGATTAATAAATTTCAAGTAGTCATGTTGCGTTTGAATAAAGAAATAGTCGAAATCGTTAAAGAAACTGGATTAGCAAATTTACTTTCTAGAGAACAAATTGAAGCAATGCGAATTATACAGACCGAAGGTAAAGTAACCATCAATGAATTAGCAACATTGCAAAATATATTTAAGACAGCAGCTTCTAAACGTGTGGCTAAATTAGAAGATATGGGATATGTTCAAAGAGCGCATTCGGACAATAAACGTATAAAGTTGATAATGTTAAGCTCGGAAGGTGAAGCATTTTTAAAAGAAGCAACTACTGTGATAACAAAAGCTGTGAAAGCACGTTTAGGGAATAAATTTACAACGGATGAGATAGAACAGTTTGTAGATCAGTTGACGCATATTGATGAAGTTTTTCGAGAAAGCAAAAGTTAATACTAACAAATAGTAAAAGTGGGAATATTATTTGAATCTAAAACTGATAGGAGTCCTAGTCTGAAATGGCTTGAACTTCTGTCAGTTTTTTTGTAGTATTTGGGTGCATACTTTTGCTATTTGCTAGTAAAATATTTAGATTTACAACATTTTACATATATAATGTTAGTTATTCAATGTATACTGAAATTAAGCATAGAGTGTGAGGTTAAATGTCTTAATTTTATTACCTAAAAATGATTTGAAGGAGACTTTATTATGATAAAAAGAACAATAGAGCGTGTACTTTCATGGATTGGTATTGTTTTGCAGCTAATCGGAGTCGTTGCTATGGCACTTTTCTTACCTTTAATGGGGAATAGTGACTTTAAAGATACAGTAGTTCAAAGTATGCAAGAACAAGATAGTAGTTTCACCAAACAAGACAGTACAGAGATATTGGATATATTGAGTAGTCTAATTACATTTGGATTGGTATTCTCTATTATTGTACTTATCATAGCAATTATTGCTGCTACACTTATTGGTAAGAAAGCAAAATTGGCTGGAGTTTTGTTAATTATTGCGGGTGTTGTTTCTATATTAGGAAACTGGATTAATGCAATTTTATGGATTGTAGCTGGTATCATGCTACTAGTTAGAAAACCTAAAAACGACAATGATGATAATAAAGTTCATACACAAGATGATGATTTAGAATATTTGGATAAAGAGGAACAATCAGCATCTCAACACCAAAATGATCGAGATAATAATTATAAGTATTAATTAGAATTTAAATATAATTAATTTAAGAAAGTCTAGAATGCCAATTGGAGCATTCTAGGCTTTTTAATTAGAGATTTTGATAGATAAATACATTATTAAAATAACAGAATTAATGTATCTTTAGTGACATTATTGTCATAGCAGATGACTTAAGATAGAAAAATACGCTATGATATTTTTAAGCATTGTACTTAGTTAAAATTTAAATAATTATTTATATAAATGAGGTGAGTCAAATGATGATATTAGTGATGTTATCTCCATTATTGATAGTTGGTTTTATCATAATGGCTATTATGGAAGAAAAGAAAAGAAAAAAATAAATGTTAGGAACAAAACAGCTCAATAGATAGGGGAGGGGAGATGCAAGTCTAATTATTATGGAAAAGTAAAGCTATACACACCAAGTTAGACTAACACTTGTCTTCCCGAAGACTTACGGTAGTCTTGATTAATGTGATTTCTTGATAGATTATAAATTTTTGAAAAATAGATATACGAAGTTGTAAGTCAAATGGGAGTGTTTGACGTGAAACATTTTTGAATGACTACTAGAATACTTAAAATTACTATGTTGTAAAATGAGTGTTTTAGTCACAAACAGTATATTCTCATGTATAATTTCGATTAAGGGGGGTTATGCTATGAGTGAAATGTTGTACATCTTGCAGACTGTACTATTGCCCATTTTTATCATGATCATTTTAGGTTTTGTTTTACACAAGAAATTTACATTAGACTTAAATACACTAGCGAAACTAAACATATATGTTTTTGTGCCAGGGTTTATCTTTGTTAAATTTTACAAAACAAAATTTGAACTAAGTTTATTATTTTATATTGTTGTATTTTTTATAATTTACATGCTGGTATTGTATATTTTAGGGCGTGTAATAACGAAGTTGAGGAAAGGCGACAAAGGGGAAGCCACGACGCTGACCAATAGTATTTTATTTTTTAATTCTGGAAATTATGGAGTTCCTGTAAATGACTTAGTGTTTAAGGGAGACCCATTAGCAATGTCAGTGCAAGTAATTGTGCTTTCGTTGCAAAATATATTTACATTTTCATACGGTATTTTCGCTATTCAATCTGTACAAATCGGTAAATTAAAAGCTTTGGTTGGATATTTTAAAATGCCTGTATTATATGCTTTGTTACTAGCAATTATATTGAATTATAATCATGTACCCATTCCCAAATTTATTTGGACGCCAGCAAACTATGTCGCTGACGCTATGATTGCGATTGCCTTATTATTACTTGGAGCCCAAATTGCGAACATTAAATTTAGTTTGAAATTGTCGGCCTCATACATATATATATTAATTAGACTGATCATTGGTCCGTTAATTGGGCTTGTAATTATTAAGTTTATGGGGATAGAAGGCATTATTGCCCAGACCTTGTTTATTGCCTCAGCCATGCCAACATCAGTAAATAGTTCGGTCATTGCGCAAGAATATGATAATAATCCTGAACTTGCAGCAGAATTGGTGTTTTTATCCACTTTATTTAGTGCGATTACGGTTGTTGTAGTTATATATCTCTCTAAGATATTATTTTAATGAATTTGTATATTAAGCAAACTCAAAAAGGATAACACTCATCTGATAAGATGGTGTTATCCTTTTTATTTGTAGAAGTTCATGAGGCATATTTAACTTAAAATTCTACAACTGTATATTGTTTCAAAACTTTTTTGAACGGGCTTTGAGGCTTGTCCCCTTCTTTAGCTTTTTTGTTCATTTCTTTATGTTCAGCCACATGAGATGGTCTGGAAACCCAAGCTTGGAAGTGTTGCTTTTCTTGCCACTTACTGACAATAACGTACTCGACTTCATCACCTTTAGATTTTGTCCATACCTCTGCATCGATTAAGCCGTCAACATCCACTAATTCATTGGCGTTTTTTTCGACTTTATCATACAATTTTTGTTCATTTTCTTTAGTTGTTGAAAATGCTACTTCAGTAATAAACATGATGGACCTCCTTAAAAAATTAAATATGGTATTTATGCTATCACTTTTAAAATTTTTTCTCTAGCGGAATTTTTAAAGCATTTGATTTTTATTTTTAACGTGTTATAACTAGTTCTTGTAAAAACCAAAACTGTATGACTATATATTATTTTTAAAAATCTACTTAAAAAGGACGATTAAATTGACTGAAGCTGTATTAGGTATTGATGTAGGCACGAGCTCTGTAAAAGTAATCGCAGTAAATAGAAATGGTGAAGTAATACAAACGGTAAGTGAACCCTTAAAAATAATTCAACATCAATCTGGGTTTAATGAACAATGTCCAAACGATTGGTTTGAAACTACTCAAAGTTGTATTAAGCAATTATTAAAAACACATGAAATGCGTCATATTGATGTTAAGGGGTTATCGCTATCGGGTCAAATGCATAGTTTAGTTATATTAGACCATGCACATCAACCGATACGTGATGCCATTTTATGGAATGACACTAGGTCAACTATACAGTGCGAACAAATTAAAAAGGAATTAGGAGAATATGTATTATCAAACCCTGTGTTAGAGGGGTTTACTTTAACCAAATTATTATGGATTAAAGATAATGAACCACATAATTGGGAGAAGATAGAGGTCTTTTTACTGCCTAAAGATTATGTGCGTTTCAAATTAACTGGAAAAATAAATATGGAATACTCTGATGCATCTAGTACGTTACTGTTAAATCCTAAGGAAAAAGCATGGTCTAAAGAAATAGGAGGACGGTTTGGTCTTCGTGATATATACCCAGATCTTGTCGCATCGCATGATTTCGTGGGCTATGTCGATACTTCTATTGCTAATGATTTAGGGTTTAATAACGATGTAGCGGTATTCGCAGGTGGGGGCGATAATGCTTGTGGTGCATTGGGAGCTGGTATTACTCAGGTTGATGAAACATTGTGCAGTATAGGGACCTCAGGTGTTATCTTGGCATGTGAAAATTCACAAGATGCAGTATATAAACAAAATATACATTACTTTAATCATGCTATGGACCAAATGTCTTATGTTATGGGGGTTACATTGGCAGCTGGTGATAGTCTGCACTGGTTACGTAATAAAGTATTGTCAGACCTGAGCTTTGAACAAATTATAGATTTAGCAAGTCAATCGCCATTAGGAAGTCGAGGATTACTGTTTACGCCATATTTATCTGGAGAGCGCACTCCTCATGGAGATGCCAGTATTAGAGGGAGCTTTATAGGTCTTAGTATGTTGCATAATAACAGTGATATAGCAAGATCAGTGATTGAAGGTATTACATTTTCTCTCTATGAATCCATCAAATACTTACGTGAAAGTGGTAAGGATATACGACATATTGTATCAATTGGTGGAGGTGCTAAAAGTGATTTTTGGTTACAATTGCAAGCGGATACATTTGATGCAAAGATTAGTCGACTTAAGTATGAAGAAGGTCCGTGCATGGGTGCGGCAATCTTAGCAGTATATGGATTGGGGTGGTATAATAATTTCGAAAAAATTATTCAGAAATTCATATGTTATGAAAAATCTTTTGTACCACATCAACAGTATCATCAATTGTACATGAAATACTTTGAAGTGTACGAAGGGGTATATCGTCAAACACAACCCCTAACACAACGCTTATTAAAGTTATCTGAAGGATCAAAATGATTATAATTTGGAATTTTGTGTTGTTAGAGATATGATAAAGTTAATCTTATATTTTGACGTATCATTTGTCTTTTTTATCAAAGAAACTTGAAAAAATAAAGATAATGCGTTAGATTGAATGTAATAATTCTTGCACTAAAAGCAAGTGTAATTTATGTAATTCAAAATTTAATAGATGCTTGACCACTGGAAGTGCCTTTTAATAAAGGCTGAGACCGAAGTAGCAACTGAGGGATTCCTTGAACCTGATCCAGCTTATACTGGCGTAGGAAAGTGGCGTTATAGACAATGTATATTCGTTAATTCAACGTTATTTTTCCAGCCGGAGAAATAACGTTTTTTTTATTATTTGAGGTGAGAAAATTGTTTGTTGCAATTACACAGTATGATTATTTGTCGAAACAAGACGCCAAACATTATCAACACATTGAACAATATATTGATTACTTGATTGTCAGAACGCCGATGCCCACAGCCATGTTAGTGTCATGGATAACGGACCTCGTACAATATGGTTTTCCTAAAGACAAAATTATTATCCACGACAATGTATGTGTCTTAAGGCGCTGTAATTTAAAGGCAATCCATTTTAGAGAATGTGATGCACGCGTGAAACGTTTTAAATATAATCAACCGGAAATTCAAGTGAGTATGTCAACACATAGTCAGACGGCTATTAGGTATGCTGAGCAATTAAATCTAGACTTCGTATTGTTTGGTCATGTGTTCGAAACCAATTCAAAAGTTGGAAAAATGCCAAGAACAACGGCTGAAATAATCGAAGCGGTTAATAGCAACATTCCTATTATTGCGTTGGGAGGGATTAATCAACAAACCTTAAAGCAATTACCTAAAGGATTCAATGGTATAGCAGGTATTTCTATTTTTCAGAGGAAAAGTGACACAAATATAGGTCGTCTAAAGGAGGTTTGGACTGAATATGTATGATGCCATCATTGTTGGTTCAGGGGTTATAGGAATGTCAGTGGCAAGAACAATGAGTGAATTGGGAATGCATATTGCTGTTGTAGATCGTGATGTCCCAGGTATGCATGCTTCATACAAAGCAGGAGGCATGCTTGGCGCACAGAATGAATTTACGGAAGAAAGTAGTCTTTTTCATATAGCTCAAACTTCTCGAAGTATGTTCGAAGATTTGCGTAACAATTTGTTAGACGAAGTAGGTGTAGATATTGAATATTTAAGTAGTGGCTTAATTAAAATGGCTGCAAATCTTGAAGATAATGCCAGTGTCATACAACAATATCAATTTTTACACCAGCACGACGATTCAGTGAAGATGCTATCTTCAGAAGGTGTGTCGCAACTTTCTAATGGCGGTATTATATCAGATGGTTTATCAGCAATCCATATTCCTAATGATCATCAAATTAATGCGAATCAATATACTAAAGCACTTTTAAAATCATTAAGTCATCGTCATATTCATCGTATTTATAATACGGAAGTTCATAACATTGAGTGCCATCACCTTGGTGGTTATCGCGTTGTGACAAAAGATGAAGTGCTATTATCAGAAAAGGTAATAGTGGCAGGAGGCGCCTGGAGCGGTAAATTATTGAATAACTATATGCCACGAAATAAAGTCAGTGGTATCAAAGGTGAGGCGTTACTCGTTGAACATACTAAGTTAGATTTAAAAACCACGCTCTTTATGACAAATGGTTGTTATATTATACCTAAAATGAACCATCGTTATTTAATTGGAGCTACTAGTTATATGGATGATTTTTCAGTTGGTGTGTCAGAAAGTGGAAAGCAATGGTTGTTAACGCATGCAATACAATATATGCCTAAGCTAAAAGAGAGTCAGTTAATAAAACAATGGTCGGGAATCAGACCGTATTGTACAAATGAACAACCCATTATGGATGAAGTAGATAAAGGTTTATTTGTGATTACTGGTCATTATCGTAATGGTATTTTACTTTCACCATACATAGGATCATTGATGGGTAGATGGATTCAAAGTGGTCATAGACCTACTCAACTCGAAGATTTTCAATTTGAAGGGAGCCAAAAAAATGAGATGTATCATAAACGGTGATCATTTTACATTTGAGAGATCATTAAATATTCAAGAATTAATACATGAGATTGGTTTAGATGAGCAACGCGTCATAGTAGAACATAATGAAGAACTCATCAGTCAAAAACAATTTCCAACACAAATAGTTAACGACAAAGATTGTTTAGAATTACTAGAATTTGTAGGAGGCGGATAGGATGTTCAATATAGGACCATTTACATTAAATTCAAGATTATTATTAGGTACTGGAAAATTTGAAGATGAGGTCACGCAAACAAAAGCGATTAATGCTTCAGAGACGGAAGTATTAACATTTGCTGTACGTAGAATGAACTTGTATGACAAAAACTTACCGAATCCTTTAGCTAAAGTAGATTTAACGAAATTTACTACCTTTCCAAATACTGCAGGTGCTAAATCAGCAAAAGAAGCGGTGCGTATTGCTGAAATTGCAAACCATGCCGGCGTATGTGACATGATTAAAGTAGAGGTTATCGGTGATGACGAAACGTTATTACCAGATCCAATAGAAACGTATGAGGCATGCAAAATATTATTAGAAAAAGGTTATATAGTATGTCCTTATATTTCGAACGATGTTGTATTGGCTAAACGTTTAGAAACATTAGGTGTCCATGCAGTCATGCCACTGGCATCGCCTATAGGTACGGGGAGAGGTATTAATAATCCTTTGAATTTACGTTATATTATTGAGCGTGCAAATGTACCAGTTATTGTAGACGCAGGTATTGGCTCACCTAAAGATGCTTGTCATGCCATGGAGTTAGGTGCAGACGGTATCTTATTGAACACAGCGATTTCAAGTGCACAAGATCCAGTGAAAATGGCTGAAGCAATGAAATTAGGTATTCATGCAGGTCGAATGAGCTATGAAGCAGGAAGAATACCAGTGAAATATACAGCGCAAGCAAGTAGTCCAACTGAAGGTATAGGATTCTTATGATACAACGCTATAACCGTCAAATTCGATATGACGCTTTTGGTGAGAGCGGTCAACATCAATTGCAACATACGCACGTTATGATTATGGGAGCAGGCGCACTTGGGAGCCATTGCGCAGAATTATTAACCCGTATGGGCGTGGGAAAACTGACAATTATAGACATGGATATTGTAGAGGAATCTAATCTACATAGACAAGCATTATATGATGAAAAAGATGCAGCACAAATGCTTCCCAAAGTTGTAGCGCTAAAAGCGAAACTTGAATGTATCAATAGTGAAGTAGATATTACAGCAGTTTATCGAGAGCTGACAAATACTAATATAGAAGCAATAATCAATGATTATCAACCACATATCATTATGGATGGCATGGATCATTTTGAGATTAGATATTTAATCAATGAAATTTGTCACAAATATCGTCTCCCGTGGATTTATGGTGCAGCAGTAGGTAGTAAAGGTACTGTTTATGGTATCGATTATGAAGGCCCTTGTTTGAAATGTTTACTAGAAACTATACCTTCAACTGGAGAAAGCTGTGCTATTAATGGGGTCTTACCACCAGTGATTTATCAAGTTGCCAGCGC
It encodes the following:
- a CDS encoding DUF4064 domain-containing protein, translated to MIKRTIERVLSWIGIVLQLIGVVAMALFLPLMGNSDFKDTVVQSMQEQDSSFTKQDSTEILDILSSLITFGLVFSIIVLIIAIIAATLIGKKAKLAGVLLIIAGVVSILGNWINAILWIVAGIMLLVRKPKNDNDDNKVHTQDDDLEYLDKEEQSASQHQNDRDNNYKY
- a CDS encoding NAD-dependent succinate-semialdehyde dehydrogenase, giving the protein MVEKFNYNWINGEKVHTDQTTEVINPANGNVIGQVPSIDENKVKQSIESAHQAFKKWSKYTAEQRGDILNQWATNLLNKQDELAHIMSEEQGKPFAEAYGEIGVCAKFIKWNAEEGKRIYGEIIPPSSPQQRISVIKQPVGVCGLITPWNFPGAMIARKVAPALAAGCTVIVKPSSETPRIAIAIFDELMATNIDKGVANIITGRSSMISNTLFSDQRVRKISFTGSTAIGKTLMKQAADQVKRISLELGGNAPTIVLPDADLDNAADAIVENKFENTGQMCNGINTILVHKDIKSAMTEKIVARVQQLKVGPATEDGVQVGPLINAAAIEKVEKLVSDAQDNGAQIVTGGQKSAISDFGLFYEPTVITDVKHTMAIAQEEIFGPVAPIIQFDTIDEAIEIANASQFGLAAYFFTNNVNTIYNMSENLEFGMIGVNGTQLSVPQAPFGGIKESGMGREGGHHGLDGFLELKYISLSLQD
- a CDS encoding MarR family winged helix-turn-helix transcriptional regulator, whose amino-acid sequence is MENVDQTIEVAINKFQVVMLRLNKEIVEIVKETGLANLLSREQIEAMRIIQTEGKVTINELATLQNIFKTAASKRVAKLEDMGYVQRAHSDNKRIKLIMLSSEGEAFLKEATTVITKAVKARLGNKFTTDEIEQFVDQLTHIDEVFRESKS
- a CDS encoding M20 family metallopeptidase, which encodes MTKTLNLLLDLIAFDSSTKERANDTIQYCYDWLKEASLHPEILSNNGYQMLVCNVGKGDKKLILNGHVDVVSGKASQFSPEIKDGKVYGRGTADMKAGVSAMMVALTELQESDLNETTVQLQLMSDEEIGGYNCAAYLTEQGYLGDFVICAEPTQLGIGFQAKGILQIDIELRGASAHSSRPWEGENAVVKAFELYQQLISLPFAKESTEVYDQPSINLAKINAGDVYNKVPDICHISFDIRYLPTQNKEQIIKEIESIMDGHIDIHLEGAAVQNDVDDVYIQKLIKHIKQMTGESSVDIFGQHGYADTRYFSRYHVPAIEFGPSGGAWHGDGEYADIESIEAFKDTLVSFAKRFND
- a CDS encoding YhgE/Pip family protein; protein product: MFNEFKFIFRNKMLVVALFSVAIVSMLYVALFVGSIWDPYDKTDQLKISVVNHDESAKLNGKKVSIGDDLVDKLKDNDKFKFQEVSEKEASKQLKKGNSVGTIIVPKDASHNATTLLDKHPKKINLETQVNPGSSYTGSQSAQKAINTVTDTIKDNIRSNYLDELFASAKKSKSGYEDTSNALGKMSDSESQLIDGNQQVTDGLKQLAPSVGQPAQQLISGNQQVTDGLNQLQANNDKLKEKIDSSVTQQKNVAFESKNEKALNNVTKVNENNPTHADKYGETIVPYMASVSIFVSAVSFSAIYPLRKTVDKGVSSLKQALGKLLLYIIQGSLTALLMSSWVIFVFNMSIDNVGKFILVGLLWAIASITITTFLGLFLDRIGLFLSMLLLILQLSSSEGMFPIEQSAQFFRWIHPFSPMSYAIQGYREAIFTNAGHFSFAFIIVVLTSIIVGMMLLQYLVLLWFNKRDRVPFSMQFK
- a CDS encoding AEC family transporter, translated to MSEMLYILQTVLLPIFIMIILGFVLHKKFTLDLNTLAKLNIYVFVPGFIFVKFYKTKFELSLLFYIVVFFIIYMLVLYILGRVITKLRKGDKGEATTLTNSILFFNSGNYGVPVNDLVFKGDPLAMSVQVIVLSLQNIFTFSYGIFAIQSVQIGKLKALVGYFKMPVLYALLLAIILNYNHVPIPKFIWTPANYVADAMIAIALLLLGAQIANIKFSLKLSASYIYILIRLIIGPLIGLVIIKFMGIEGIIAQTLFIASAMPTSVNSSVIAQEYDNNPELAAELVFLSTLFSAITVVVVIYLSKILF
- a CDS encoding peptide-methionine (S)-S-oxide reductase → MKETIYLAGGCLWGVQAFFKLIPGVIDTEAGRANGKSQTIDGVYDGYTECVKITFNTEVVTVKVLMGHLFEIIDPYSLNKQGEDVGLKYRTGVYSEQSQHLNEAQNFIAKRADCKRIAVEVLPLTNYVKSSEVHQDRLDKFPKDYCHIPIELMKKYKRNGKS